A part of Catharus ustulatus isolate bCatUst1 chromosome 8, bCatUst1.pri.v2, whole genome shotgun sequence genomic DNA contains:
- the KCNIP2 gene encoding Kv channel-interacting protein 2 isoform X1, which translates to MRSKGRKESLSDSRDLDGSYDQLTGNPPVQTKKALKQRFLKLLPCCRPKSIPSLSENSVEDEFELSTVCHRPEGLDQLQEQTKFTRKELQVLYRGFKNECPSGIVNEENFKQIYSQFFPQGGEYPFPSLSPYTWVPLWGRWSHSTPQCCLSADSSTYATFLFNAFDTDHDGSVSFEDFVSGLSTILRGTIDDRLNWAFNLYDLNKDGCITREEMLDIMKSIYDMMGKYTYPAMREDAPREHVENFFQKMDRNKDGVVTIEEFLESCQKDENIMRSMQLFDSVI; encoded by the exons GCAACCCGCCAGTCCAAACTAAAAAAGCGCTGAAGCAGCGATTCCTCaaactgctgccctgctgccggCCCAAATCCATCCCCTCGCTCAGTGAAA ACAGTGTTGAGGATGAGTTTGAGCTCTCCACCGTCTGCCACCGCCCTGAGGGGCTGgatcagctccaggagcagacCAAGTTCACCCGCAAAGAGCTGCAGGTCCTGTACCGAGGCTTCAAGAAT GAGTGCCCAAGTGGCATTGTCAACGAAGAAAACTTCAAGCAGATCTATTCACAGTTCTTCCCTCAAGGAGGTGAGTacccattcccatccctgtccccatacACATGGGTGCCTCTGTGGGGCAGATGGTCACACAGCACCCCCCAATGCTGTCTCTCTGCAGACTCCAGCACCTATGCCACCTTCCTCTTCAATGCCTTTGACACCGACCATGATGGCTCCGTCAGCTTTGAG GACTTTGTGTCTGGACTGTCTACCATCCTGCGGGGCACCATTGATGATCGCCTGAACTGGGCCTTCAACCTCTATGACCTGAACAAAGATGGCTGCATCACCAGAGAG GAAATGCTGGACATCATGAAGTCCATCTACGACATGATGGGCAAATACACCTACCCGGCCATGAGGGAGGATGCACCACGGGAGCATGTGGAGAACTTCTTCCAG AAAATGGACCGGAATAAGGATGGCGTGGTGACAATCGAGGAGTTCCTGGAGTCCTGCCAGAAG GACGAGAACATCATGCGATCCATGCAGCTCTTCGACAGCGTGATTTAG
- the KCNIP2 gene encoding Kv channel-interacting protein 2 isoform X5, translating to MRSKGRKESLSDSRDLDGSYDQLTDSVEDEFELSTVCHRPEGLDQLQEQTKFTRKELQVLYRGFKNECPSGIVNEENFKQIYSQFFPQGGEYPFPSLSPYTWVPLWGRWSHSTPQCCLSADSSTYATFLFNAFDTDHDGSVSFEDFVSGLSTILRGTIDDRLNWAFNLYDLNKDGCITREEMLDIMKSIYDMMGKYTYPAMREDAPREHVENFFQKMDRNKDGVVTIEEFLESCQKDENIMRSMQLFDSVI from the exons ACAGTGTTGAGGATGAGTTTGAGCTCTCCACCGTCTGCCACCGCCCTGAGGGGCTGgatcagctccaggagcagacCAAGTTCACCCGCAAAGAGCTGCAGGTCCTGTACCGAGGCTTCAAGAAT GAGTGCCCAAGTGGCATTGTCAACGAAGAAAACTTCAAGCAGATCTATTCACAGTTCTTCCCTCAAGGAGGTGAGTacccattcccatccctgtccccatacACATGGGTGCCTCTGTGGGGCAGATGGTCACACAGCACCCCCCAATGCTGTCTCTCTGCAGACTCCAGCACCTATGCCACCTTCCTCTTCAATGCCTTTGACACCGACCATGATGGCTCCGTCAGCTTTGAG GACTTTGTGTCTGGACTGTCTACCATCCTGCGGGGCACCATTGATGATCGCCTGAACTGGGCCTTCAACCTCTATGACCTGAACAAAGATGGCTGCATCACCAGAGAG GAAATGCTGGACATCATGAAGTCCATCTACGACATGATGGGCAAATACACCTACCCGGCCATGAGGGAGGATGCACCACGGGAGCATGTGGAGAACTTCTTCCAG AAAATGGACCGGAATAAGGATGGCGTGGTGACAATCGAGGAGTTCCTGGAGTCCTGCCAGAAG GACGAGAACATCATGCGATCCATGCAGCTCTTCGACAGCGTGATTTAG
- the KCNIP2 gene encoding Kv channel-interacting protein 2 isoform X4 encodes MRSKGRKESLSDSRDLDGSYDQLTGNPPVQTKKALKQRFLKLLPCCRPKSIPSLSENSVEDEFELSTVCHRPEGLDQLQEQTKFTRKELQVLYRGFKNECPSGIVNEENFKQIYSQFFPQGDSSTYATFLFNAFDTDHDGSVSFEDFVSGLSTILRGTIDDRLNWAFNLYDLNKDGCITREEMLDIMKSIYDMMGKYTYPAMREDAPREHVENFFQKMDRNKDGVVTIEEFLESCQKDENIMRSMQLFDSVI; translated from the exons GCAACCCGCCAGTCCAAACTAAAAAAGCGCTGAAGCAGCGATTCCTCaaactgctgccctgctgccggCCCAAATCCATCCCCTCGCTCAGTGAAA ACAGTGTTGAGGATGAGTTTGAGCTCTCCACCGTCTGCCACCGCCCTGAGGGGCTGgatcagctccaggagcagacCAAGTTCACCCGCAAAGAGCTGCAGGTCCTGTACCGAGGCTTCAAGAAT GAGTGCCCAAGTGGCATTGTCAACGAAGAAAACTTCAAGCAGATCTATTCACAGTTCTTCCCTCAAGGAG ACTCCAGCACCTATGCCACCTTCCTCTTCAATGCCTTTGACACCGACCATGATGGCTCCGTCAGCTTTGAG GACTTTGTGTCTGGACTGTCTACCATCCTGCGGGGCACCATTGATGATCGCCTGAACTGGGCCTTCAACCTCTATGACCTGAACAAAGATGGCTGCATCACCAGAGAG GAAATGCTGGACATCATGAAGTCCATCTACGACATGATGGGCAAATACACCTACCCGGCCATGAGGGAGGATGCACCACGGGAGCATGTGGAGAACTTCTTCCAG AAAATGGACCGGAATAAGGATGGCGTGGTGACAATCGAGGAGTTCCTGGAGTCCTGCCAGAAG GACGAGAACATCATGCGATCCATGCAGCTCTTCGACAGCGTGATTTAG